The proteins below are encoded in one region of Neodiprion virginianus isolate iyNeoVirg1 chromosome 7, iyNeoVirg1.1, whole genome shotgun sequence:
- the LOC124308910 gene encoding uncharacterized protein LOC124308910 — translation MLMFKVMVCFLALFRTEDCVGGLPSADRDPPEHQRAASNQAVANEPGIEPTGRLDDYGNCSHKEAAAEVQQDRFELGGSPRHEFLRMVPATAQKHERNSSGPEIEPKKRFSSVYSQDVLEERVSREKTEFKNDLSAYLAGVIDSVVSGRGAKPEVEPEKRDAKKVSRKRELKQMDTYAEAKDLDVLADRMDVDLEPENRQRKSVEVVVKTRHQQSTNMPPATRSRSVVYKKRSSRGEGNKGVRRNGGRVAERRDYSVDPVRFAVLNPVQINAAAAYGRRPQSVQLDLSQALGDLEPFQLQALRGFFDKVPPPSANFKPIAPKQVAYAPPRIVYETKILPMPFGSIDEERKTVEALNALLGQSPKQQLEGLNLILNKDQPVNHPQQELQDALDLGQAFVTPIPSADVNSGLAESGLGFPNGGLDFGEAGEAIFDLGTQQNPGTPGPEFTTPRSEPHQDRFKDIPVIQEHREQLTVFRKEHQQPEKQGGGILREGYQVREREESGEDTDSGVGYAAKYNFGYHVNDYKSGNDFGHEEARDGLVTNGRYCVLLPDGRVQNVKYRVDENGYHAKVSYELTRST, via the exons ATGCTGATGTTCAAG GTAATGGTGTGTTTCCTGGCATTGTTCAGGACCGAAGACTGCGTCGGCGGTTTGCCCAGTGCAGACAGGGACCCTCCTGAGCATCAGAGGGCCGCCTCTAATCAGGCAGTCGCTAACGAACCGGGAATCGAGCCGACGGGGCGGCTGGACGATTACGGGAACTGCAGTCACAAAGAAGCCGCAGCAGAGGTTCAGCAGGATCGTTTCGAGCTGGGTGGTTCACCGCGTCACGAGTTTCTGCGCATGGTTCCTGCGACGGCCCAAAAACACGAGCGCAACTCCAGCGGCCCCGAAATTGAACCGAAGAAACGGTTCTCCAGCGTCTACTCGCAGGACGTACTGGAAGAGAGAGTCTCCAGGGAAAAAACCGAGTTCAAAAACGATCTCTCCGCCTACCTTGCCGGTGTCATCGACTCCGTGGTCAGTGGCCGAGGTGCGAAACCGGAGGTGGAACCGGAAAAACGGGACGCGAAGAAGGTGTCCCGAAAACGGGAACTCAAACAGATGGATACGTACGCGGAGGCAAAGGACCTCGACGTACTCGCGGACCGGATGGACGTTGACCTCGAACCGGAAAATCGTCAGCGAAAGAGCGTCGAGGTTGTGGTCAAGACCAGACATCAGCAGTCGACGAACATGCCACCAGCGACGAGGTCGCGGAGCGTCGTTTACAAGAAACGGAGCTCGAGGGGAGAGGGAAATAAAGGGGTGAGAAGGAACGGGGGGCGAGTTGCGGAACGTAGGGATTATTCTGTGGATCCGGTGCGGTTCGCGGTGCTGAATCCGGTCCAGATAAACGCGGCTGCGGCTTATGGAAGGCGACCGCAGTCGGTGCAACTCGACTTGTCGCAAGCTCTGGGCGATTTGGAACCGTTTCAGCTGCAGGCGCTGAGAGGATTCTTCGACAAGGTGCCGCCACCCTCGGCCAACTTCAAACCCATCGCTCCGAAACAGGTCGCCTATGCGCCACCAAGGATAGTCTACGAGACGAAGATCCTGCCGATGCCGTTTGGATCGATCGACGAAGAACGGAAGACCGTCGAGGCGCTCAACGCGCTGCTGGGACAGAGCCCGAAGCAGCAGCTCGAGGGCCTGAACCTTATCCTGAACAAGGATCAGCCTGTGAACCACCCGCAGCAGGAACTTCAGGACGCCTTGGACCTCGGACAGGCCTTTGTAACACCGATTCCGTCCGCTGATGTGAATTCCGGACTCGCTGAGAGTGGCTTAGGGTTCCCGAATGGTGGTCTGGACTTCGGCGAAGCCGGAGAGGCGATCTTTGACCTTGGGACTCAGCAGAACCCCGGAACTCCTGGACCCGAATTCACGACACCAAGATCAGAGCCTCATCAGGATCGCTTTAAGGATATTCCCGTCATTCAGGAACATCGGGAACAGCTGACGGTCTTTCGGAAAGAACACCAACAACCGGAGAAGCAAGGAGGTGGGATCCTCAGGGAGGGGTATCAGGTTCGGGAGCGGGAAGAGAGTGGAGAGGATACCGATAGCGGG GTCGGCTACGCGGCCAAATACAACTTCGGATACCACGTGAACGACTACAAAAGTGGTAACGACTTCGGTCACGAAGAAGCTCGCGATGGCCTCGTTACTAATGGACGTTATTGCGTCCTTCTACCCGACGGAAGGGTGCAGAACGTCAAATATCGCGTGGATGAGAACGGTTATCACGCCAAGGTGTCCTACGAGCTGACTCGTTCAACATAA